Proteins from one Pongo abelii isolate AG06213 chromosome 19, NHGRI_mPonAbe1-v2.0_pri, whole genome shotgun sequence genomic window:
- the PSMD12 gene encoding 26S proteasome non-ATPase regulatory subunit 12 (The RefSeq protein has 1 substitution compared to this genomic sequence), translated as MADGGSERADGRIVKMEVDYSPTVDQRLPECAKLAKEGRLQEVIETLLSLEKQTRTASDMVSTSRILVAVVKMCYEAKEWDLLNENIMLLSKRRSQLKQAVAKMVQQCCTYVEEITDLPIKLRLIDTLRMVTEGKIYVEIERARLTKTLATIKEQNGDVKEAASILQELQVETYGSMEKKERVEFILEQMRLCLAVKDYIRTQIISKKINTKFFQEENTEKLKLKYYNLMIQLDQHEGSYLSICKHYRAIYDTPCIQAESEKWQQALKSVVLYVILAPFDNEQSDLVHRISGDKKLEEIPKYKDLLKLFTTMELMRWSTLVEDYGMELRKGSLESPATDVFGSTEEGEKRWKDLKNRVVEHNIRIMAKYYTRITMKRMAQLLDLSVDESEAFLSNLVVNKTIFAKVDRLAGIINFQRPKDPNNLLNDWSQKLNSLMSLVNKTTHLIAKEEMIHNLQ; from the exons GAAGGAAGACTTCAAGAAGTCATTGAAACCCTTCTGTCTCTGGAAAAGCAGACTCGTACT GCTTCTGATATGGTATCTACATCCCGTATCTTAGTTGCAGTAGTGAAGATGTGCTATGAGGCTAAAGAATGGGATTTACttaatgaaaatattatgctTTTGTCCAAAAGGCGGAGTCAGTTAAAACAA gctGTTGCCAAAATGGTTCAACAGTGCTGTACTTATGTTGAGGAAATCACAGACCTTCCTATCAAACTTCGATTAATTGATACTCTACGAATGGTTACTGAAGGCAAG ATTTATGTTGAAATTGAGCGTGCGCGACTGACTAAAACATTAGCAActataaaagaacaaaatggtgATGTGAAAGAGGCAGCCTCCATTTTACAGGAGTTACAG GTGGAAACCTACGGGTCAATGGAAAAGAAGGAGCGAGTGGAATTTATTTTGGAGCAAATGAGGCTCTGCCTAGCTGTGAAGGATTACATTCGAACACAAATCATCAGCAAGAAAATTAACACCAAATTTTTCCAGGAAGAAAATACAGAG aaattaaaGTTGAAGTACTATAATTTAATGATTCAGCTGGATCAACATGAGggatcctatttgtctatttgtaAGCACTACAGAGCAATATATGATACTCCCTGTATACAGGCAGAAAGTGAAAAATGGCAGCAG GCTCTGAAGAGTGTTGTACTCTATGTTATCCTGGCTCCTTTTGACAATGAACAGTCAGATTTGGTTCACCGAATAAGTGGTGACAAGAAGTTAGAAGAAATTCCCAAATACAA GGATCTTTTAAAGCTTTTTACCACAATGGAGTTGATGCGTTGGTCCACACTTGTTgaggactatggaatggaattaagaaaaGGTTCCCTTGAGAGTCCTGCAACGGATGTTTTTGGTTCTACAGAGGAAGGTGAAAAAAGGTGGAAAGACTTGAAGAACAGAGTTGTTGAACAT AATATTAGAATAATGGCCAAGTATTATACTCGGATAACAATGAAAAGGATGGCACAGCTTCTGGATCTATCTGTTGAT GAGTCCGAAGCCTTTCTCTCAAATCTAGTAGTTAACAAGACCATCTTTGCTAAAGTAGACAGATTAGCAGGAATTATCAACTTCCAGAGACCCAAGGatccaaataatttattaaatgactGGTCTCAGAAACTGAACTCATTAATGTCTCTGGTTAACAAAACTACACATCTCATAGCCAAAGAGGAGATGATACATAATCTACAATAA